The Tenrec ecaudatus isolate mTenEca1 chromosome 6, mTenEca1.hap1, whole genome shotgun sequence genome has a window encoding:
- the C6H12orf71 gene encoding uncharacterized protein C12orf71 homolog, with protein MAHSSSNSNSTDPEDCSSVSDLSVSVGYFPSDDTFYENTIPQEDRPSTSPKVHFHPPIQGMWGTTRTLRVVGRRDWIQGDPEQFCKLSIALAWDADVASSKSDSTMNWNLKTDNGHMDKGSELTLGKLDSLVQKLERFIETQEDEEDSVSVFHESTQKEDLQLPSSSSLETAQVSDQNHRPGQDLPNFRPLENEDVTQFPPSRRKLQEHELMEINHTTGSRKSWAIETSSNSSGQAEESSLSSTQAPSCLNFGWIFRWLRQQVFSSLPRRQHPERTTKSPGRVTRKQRFSLRNNKIHPQEALDLGNESPYFLTF; from the exons ATGGCACACTCTTCCTCGAACAGCAACAGTACTGACCCGGAGGACTGCAGCTCCGTATCCGACCTGAGTGTCTCCGTGGGCTACTTCCCCAGTGACGACACCTTCTATGAGAACACCATCCCCCAAGAAGACAGGCCCTCCACGAGTCCTAAAGTTCACTTCCACCCTCCAATCCAAGGGATGTGGGGTACTACACGCACACTGAGAGTCGTGGGGAGACGAGATTGGATTCAGGGTGACCCAGAGCAGTTTTGCAAACTAAGCATCGCCTTGGCCTGGGATGCAGATGTGGCCTCTAGCAAGTCAGACTCAACCATGAACTGGAATCTAAAGACAGacaacgggcacatggacaaagGTTCAGAACTGACCCTCGGCAAACTGGACAGTCTTGTGCAAAAGCTTGAGAGATTTATAGAAACTCAGGAAGACGAGGAAGACAGTGTCTCTGTTTTCCATGAATCTACTCAGAAGGAAGATCTCCAGCTCCCTAGCAGCTCATCACTAGAGACGGCTCAGGTCAGTGATCAGAATCACAGGCCTGGTCAAGACTTGCCCAACTTCCGACCACTAGAAAATGAAGACGTCACCCAGTTTCCACCAAGCCGGCGAAAGCTGCAGGAACATGAACTCATGGAG aTAAACCACACAACTGGTAGCCGAAAGTCCTGGGCTATAGAAACCTCCTCAAATTCATCAGGTCAAGCAGAGGAAAGCAGTCTTTCCAGTACACAAGCCCCATCCTGCCTGAACTTTGGCTGGATCTTCCGCTGGCTAAGGCAGCAAGTCTTCTCTTCCCTACCAAGGAGACAGCACCCTGAGAGGACCACCAAGAGCCCCGGTCGGGTGACACGGAAACAAAGATTCTCTCTCCGGAACAACAAAATTCATCCTCAAGAAGCCCTCGATTTAGGAAATGAGTCGccatattttttaactttttga
- the LOC142450233 gene encoding LOW QUALITY PROTEIN: alpha-aminoadipic semialdehyde dehydrogenase-like (The sequence of the model RefSeq protein was modified relative to this genomic sequence to represent the inferred CDS: inserted 2 bases in 1 codon; substituted 1 base at 1 genomic stop codon), with amino-acid sequence MWRFPAWVHLHAVTRSKLSGAWSRPAAFMSTLLVNQPQYAWLRELGLHEENEGVYNGSWGGRGEVVTTYCPANNEPIARVRQASIADYEETVKKAREAXKVWADFPAPKRGEIVRQIGDALREKIQMLGSLVSLEMGKILVEGVGEVQEYVDICDYAVGLSRMIGGPILPSERPGHALMEQWNPVGLVGIITAFNFPVALYGWNNAIAMISXGAPTRSLISVAVTKIIAKVLEDNKLPGAICSMTCGGADIGTAMAKDERVNLLSFTGSTQVGKQVALLVQERFGRSLLELGGNNAIIAFEDADLSLVVPSALFAAVGTAGQRCTTARRLFLHESIHDDVVNKLKKSYAQIRVGNPWDSDILYGPLHTKEAVAMFLRAVEATTKEGGTMVCGGKAMDRPGNYVEPTIMTGLAHDASIAHTETCAPILYIFKFKNEEEVFAWNNEVKQGLSSSIFTKDLGRIFRWLGPKGSDCGIVNVNIPTSGAEIGGAFGGEKHTGGGRESGSDAWKQYMRRSTCTINYSKDLPLAQGIKFQ; translated from the exons ATGTGGCGCTTCCCCGCCTGGGTCCACCTGCACGCCGTCACGAGGAGCAAGCTCTCTGGAGCCTGGAGCAGGCCTGCCGCCTTCATGTCCACCCTGCTGGTCAATCAGCCCCAGTATGCGTGGCTGAGGGAGCTGGGGCTCCACGAGGAAAACGAGGGCGTGTATAATGGAAGCTGGGGAGGCCGGGGAGAGGTGGTGACAACCTATTGCCCTGCTAACAACGAGCCAATTGCAAGAGTCCGGCAGGCCAGCATAGCCGACTATGAAGAAACGGTAAAGAAAGCCAGAGAAGCTTAGAAAGTGTGGGCAGACTTCCCTGCCCCCAAACGAGGAGAAATAGTGCGGCAGATCGGCGATGCCTTACGGGAGAAGATCCAAATGCTCGGAAGCTTGGTGTCTTTGGAGATGGGAAAAATCTTAGTAGAAGGTGTGGGAGAAGTTCAGGAATACGTGGATATTTGTGATTATGCTGTTGGCTTATCTCGAATGATTGGGGGACCCATCTTGCCTTCTGAAAGACCTGGCCATGCGCTCATGGAACAGTGGAATCCCGTAGGCCTGGTTGGAATCATCACTGCTTTCAACTTCCCCGTGGCCCTCTACGGCTGGAACAATGCCATCGCCATGATCTC GGGAGCTCCAACGAGGTCCCTCATCAGTGTAGCCGTCACAAAGATAATAGCCAAAGTTTTGGAGGACAACAAGCTGCCTGGGGCAATTTGTTCCATGACTTGTGGTGGAGCAGATATTGGCACAGCAATGGCCAAAGACGAGCGAGTGAACCTGCTGTCCTTCACCGGCAGCACTCAGGTGGGGAAACAGGTGGCCCTGCTGGTCCAGGAGAGGTTTGGGAGAAGTTTATTAGAACTTGGAGGAAACAATGCCATCATTGCTTTCGAGGACGCAGACCTCAGCTTAGTGGTTCCATCAGCTCTCTTTGCAGCCGTGGGGACAGCTGGCCAGCGGTGTACGACAGCGAGGCGCCTGTTTCTGCATGAAAGCATCCACGACGACGTGGTAAATAAACTTAAAAAGTCGTATGCACAGATCCGTGTCGGGAACCCATGGGACTCTGATATCCTCTACGGGCCGCTCCACACCAAAGAGGCAGTGGCCATGTTCCTGCGGGCAGTGGAAGCCACGACCAAGGAAGGTGGCACCATGGTCTGTGGAGGCAAGGCCATGGATCGCCCTGGGAATTACGTAGAACCAACGATCATGACTGGTCTTGCCCATGATGCGTCCATCGCGCACACAGAGACTTGTGCTCCAATTCTGTATATCTTTAAATTCAAGAATGAAGAGGAAGTCTTTGCCTGgaataatgaagtaaaacaggGGCTTTCCAGTAGCATCTTCACCAAGGACCTGGGAAGAATCTTCCGCTGGCTTGGCCCCAAAGGATCAGACTGCGGCATTGTAAACGTCAACATTCCCACAAGTGGCGCCGAGATCGGAGGTGCATTTGGAGGCGAGAAGCACACTGGTGGTGGCCGGGAGTCTGGCAGCGACGCCTGGAAACAGTACATGCGAAGATCCACCTGCACCATCAACTACAGTAAGGATCTCCCTCTTGCTCAAGGAATCAAGTTTCAGTAA